The genomic segment GTTCCGCAGCTGAGTGGTTTGCCTCTGCTTTGCGGCTTTTATCTTAATGAGCTGCTCTTACGCCTTTTGCCTCGGGATGAAACCCATCCTCTGCTGTTTGCCAGTTATTTCGAGGCGATCAGAGCGCTCTCGGTTTTGCCTGCCAGTGGCGCGGGTGTAGAGCCAGTGCTGCGTGAGTTTGAGCGCATCCTGTTGGATGAAATGGGCTATGGCGCAGACTGGATGCATTGCATTGATCAGCCGCTTGAGGCCGGGCGGCGATACAGCTTTGATCCTACTGAAGGCATTGTCCCTGCGCGGATGAATTATCCGCAATACGATGGCAGTGCTTTATTGGCTTTTGCTGCGGGTGATTACATACGAGCGGCAGCCCAGGGTAAATTATTAATGAGGCAGGCTTTTTCTGCGATTTTGGGTGATGCGCCTTTGCATACCCGCCAGCTATTAATTGATTTACAAAAGCTATAAAAGTCAAAGCACTTGCCATTACGCACCCGAAGCGGTTGTTTTATATTCTGTTATCAATTGATGACCATCAATATAATCAATTACCTATAGTCAAAAATTCAAATTCAGAATGCGTGTTTGCAATTAATATTGCATGCTAAATGTACAAGACAAGGGAAAGTAAATGATAAAGGCGGGTAAAGTTGTAAATAGATGGTATAAATAATTAAAATAAATGTAACCCTTGTCGAAGCAGGGGGAAGCTCAGTAAACTAAGCAGAGGCTATTATTTTAAGAGCTGGCATGTATTCGTAAGTTTTCCTTGAGGGGAGTACGTGATGATTAGCATTTCACATGAAAATGATTATATTCAGACCGTGGTTTTTGGTGAATTTACCCTGCAGGATTATCGTGAATTTGAGCAGGCCGTTCTTTACCAGTCTGAATTTCACGGGCCAGTTGCTTTGTTATTTGATTTACATGAAATGCTGAGCTATACGCTTGACATGGCTTTGGAAGAAATTAAGTTTGTCCGCGAGCACGGGCAAATATTTCAACGGGTGGCGGTCGTGAGCTCTGATCAATGGGTAACGTGGTCAGCATGGATAAGCCGTCTGTTTACGGATGCAGAAATTGGCATGTTTACCGAAAGTGACGATGCTAAAACTTGGTTGATGGAAGAAACCGACCTCAATGGGGCGACTCCAGCCTGACAGGCGATTTTATGCGTAATATTCTCTCTGCTATTTTTTCCAAAGATAAATCGCCATTTGTAAATGCGAAAGCAGCTACAGCGTGGTGCAAACGCCTGCAAGAAATTGATACGCAATCCCAGCAGTTAAAAATTCATGATGCAGTGACTGCTTTTATCCACGAAGGCAGGGCTGCAACTTCAGATGGCTTGCAGGCCTTGTTGCTGATTGATGATGCGGCACAATCTTCGTATGATGCTGTTTGTTACCAATATATTGCTAATCCTCGGATGTCTAAAGACATCGAAAGCCGGTTATGGAAGCAAATTACCAGTTTTGCTGCGGATATGTCTTCGGTATATCAGCTGTTTGTTCAGTCAGATATGGAAGGCAGCAAAAAAGCTGAATTGGCTTTGTTAATGCCTAAAGTATTGGCACGCAGCCTGCATTATTTATCCATTCAGGCAAAATGGCATTATTTTCGTTTTGAAAAGGTTCCTCCCAAATTATGGACCCTTTCTCATCAGCTTTATCGTATTTCTGAAATCGAAGGTTGTGACAGCAATCCATTTCCTTTGTATCCATCCCATGCAAATGAAGTGACTTCATGCGCAGATGAATATATCCAGATGTTAATGCTGGGCTCTTTATCCAATAATAATTTATCAGTCAGGCAAATTGACTGGGTGGATCACTGGCTTAATCAGTGGTCTAAATTAATTCAATTGTCACGGAAATTCCAGGAAGGCCGCTATCATTTATGTGTGAATTTGCAGGCAGCAGAAGGCGTGCAAAAAATTCAGGCAGAAAGCGAAGGCGAGCCATTCAGATACTGGGGTTTGCATGATTTAATGCATGAATTAGAAGATACTTTACGCCGCCTAGAAAATGGTGCTACGCCCCGTGATCTGGGTATGGGGAAGGAGTGCCCGGCGCCACTTGCTGTTGAATTACTTAAACACCTCGATCTTTTCTGGCTAATGAGTATCCGTAATAGCGTGGTCCAAAGAAGTGAGCGTAAAAAGGTTGCAAAGATAGCCGATATTATTTCCGGGCTTGATTCAATCATTGCGCATGTGCGTTTGGATAACGATAAAAATATGCGCAGAAATGCGGGTGATGATCGTGGCAAGGTCGATTACGATGAAATTATGGATATGCGTCTCTATGGTTTTGTTTCTACCCGTACAAAAGAAAAGGGTGCGCCTTCTAAAACGGTAGAGAATAAACCGCAGGATTGGCAGGTCTGGAATATCGAGAATGAAAGTGTGGGGGGCTATGGTGCCGTTGTTCATCTTTCTGAAAATGAGTGGATTAGGCCGGGTTTATTATTGGCTAATCGCTTAGGGCGAAATGAGAATTGGCATTTAGGCGTGATTCGCCGTTTAAATCGCCTAGGGGATGATGAGGTTTATGTGGGCATTCAGTCGCTTGCGGTCACCCCCATTGCGGTCAGTTTATATCTGGAGAAAGAAGAGCGCCGCGAGCACATCTCTTTAGCTGCAGATTCCACTTTGGGTGTGGCGGATTTGCCGCATGTGCGTACTGCACTTTATTTGCCACATCAAATGGATGGCAAAAATGTGAATACGCTGATTTTGCATTCTGCTGATTATGGTACAGATAAAATTTATCGTGTACAGGCGCGTGAACGGGTGTTTATGGTGCGTCTTGGCTCTGTGATTGAAAAGGGCGTGGATTGGATTTGGGTGACTGTCTTTGTGATTAGCCAAGAATAATCATAGATTTTAAATAAAAAAAACAGCCAGAGAATTTCTCTGGCTGTTTTTTTATTTCCAGTCGGCGCGTAATGTTCTAACTTGTTGTTCTAAATATTGGCGGCTTGCCAATTCCGCGGGTACGGGCTCGCCAACCATAAAGCCAATTTTGGCCCAGATGCTACGTGGCATTTTCATCATCGCAGCGCCATCTTTGCGGCTGAAAAAGCTGCCCCATAAACCTTGTAATGCAATGGGCACAACGGGGACTGGAGTGCGTTTAATAATCTCGTCAATGCCGGGCTTGAAGGTATTGATTTCACCTGTATGAGTGATTTTTCCTTCAGGAAAAATACAAATGATTTCACCATCATTTAAGTATTCAGCTACTTTATTAAAAGCCTGCTCTTTCATGTTTGGATCTTCACGCATGGGGGCAATAGGAATGGTGCCTGCGGTGCGGAATATAAAATTAAGTACCGGGATTTTAAAAATGCGGTGATCCATCACAAAACGCACAGGGCGACGTATGGCCCCCGCAATAATCATGGCATCCATAAAGCTGACATGATTGCAGACCAATACACACGGGCCTTTTTCTGGAATGTTATCTAGGCCCTGATGCCGGACGCGATACAGCGTGTGAGTCATGACCCACACCAGAAAACGCATCATAAATTCAGGAATCAGTGTGTAGATATAAATGGATACGCCGATATTCATCAGCGCAACAATTAATAATAATCCGCGTATGGATACGTTACAGCTTAGCAGGGCAATGCTGATGCCTGCAGCCACCACCATAAATAGCGAATTCAGAATGTTATTGGCGGCAATAGCCCGTGATGTGAATTCTTTTTCTGTGCGCATTTGCACCAGAGCATAAAGCGGCACAATAAATAAACCGCCAAATACGCCCATCAGGGCGATGTCGGCCATAATGCGCCAGTGCGATGCCAGACTGACAAATTCTGATAATGAGTAATGCGTTGTTGAGGGTTGCCCAATAGCAAAAAAGAGGTCAATGCCAAAGAATGAAAGCCCTAAAGAGCCAAATGGTACTAGGCCTAGCTCAATCTTTCGCCCAGAAAGTTGTTCGCAAAGCACAGAGCCTAAACCTACGCCAATCGAAAAGAGGGCTACTAGCAGGGTATAAACAGCTGCATCACCGCCTAAAATATTTTTTGATAAGCTGGGAAGCTGAGTTAAATAAACCGCACCAAAAAACCAGAACCATGAGATTCCTAATAAGCTGTTAAATACCGTTTTATTCGCTTTGACATGTTTAATAATTTGCCATGTTTCGGCAAATACATTCCAGTTGATTTTAAGGTCTTTAACAGGAGCGGGGGCTGCAGGCATGCTTCTGCTGCTGATCCAGCCTAAAATAGCGACACCAAGGCAGGCCCAGATAATTAAAGATTCACCATGTGGCTGGTGTTGAATAATCATGGTGCCGGCAATTTGCCCCAAAAGAATAGCCACAAAAGTGCCCATTTCAATCAGGCCATTACCGCCTAATAATTCTTGGTCTTTTAAATATTGCGGCAATATGGAGTATTTTAATGGGCCGAATAGTGCTGAATGCACGCCCATCATAAATAAGCAGCCCATCAGGATGGCCGCATCTTTTTGCCAGAAGCCAATGCCGGCGGCCAGCATAATGGCAATCTCAAGCAGCTTTACCCATTGTGCAACACGGGCTTTGTCGTATTTTTCTGCTAATTGCCCTGCAAATGAAGAGAATAGAAAGAAAGGCAGAATAAAAATACCCGCAGCGGCATTGACTAGCGCATTAGCGCTTAGCCCTGCTGCGGATAATCCATGAAATGTGATCATCACCAATAAGGCGTTTTTAAATAAATTGTCATTAAATGCGCCCAGGGATTGCGTAATAAAGAGGGGCAGGAAACGACGTGACTTCAGAAGATCGAACTGGTTTGTCTGGTGCATAAAATCTTATCCGCAGGGAATTTCGACCAAGTCTAACCGAGAAGGGGTACTTATAGAATGGCTTTTTTTGCCTGTGGTTTGAATCTGCTCTTTTTATGTCACCTTATGCATGGCGTAGCGAGTAATACCTTGCTTAAGTCATTGAATCTGATGGGCTAATGGGGTGTTATGCTTATGCAGGCCAAATCGCCCCGAGTATGCGTAAGCCTCGAGCGCCGGTGACACCGGGAAGATTGGCTGGTTGTCGGTCTAGGCAGCACTTTGCCAGCCATGCAAAGGCGTAGGTTTCCATCCAGTCTGGCGCAACACCCAGTGCCGCTGTGGTGGCGATTTGGGTTTGTGGCAGCTCAAGGGCAAGCATACGCATCAGCGTTGGGTTGTGTGCGCCGCCACCACATACATAAAGTGTGCTGATCTCATCTGCCCGGAGCGTATCGGCAATGCTGCGGGCGCTGAGGGCGCAGAGCGTGGCTTGTACGTCGCAGGGAGCATCGCTGCGCTGGCTCAGATTCATTTTCAGCCAGTCCCGGTGAAATAAATCCCTGCCTGTGCTTTTGGGTGCTTTGAGGGCAAAGTAGGGGTCTTGCAAAAATTGCTCAAGTAAATCCGGTAAGACTTGCCCGCTGGCCGCCCATGCGCCGTCTTTGTCGTAACGCAGGCCTTGGTGCTGGTGAATCCATAAATCCATCAGTACATTGCCCGGTCCTGTGTCAAAGCCGCATGCAGGCTGGTGAGGGATGAGTAGTGAGATATTGGCGATCCCGCCGATATTGACCAAAGCACGTTTTTGCTGAGGGCTGGCAAACAGAGCTTGATGAAATGCGGGCACCAGCGGTGCACCTTGCCCGCCCGCAGCCACATCGCGAGACCTGAAATCCCCCACCACGCTGATGCCGGTTTTTTCAGCCAAGCGGGCGTGGTTGCCAATTTGCAGGGTGTAACCGCATTCCGGCCGGTGACGGATGGTCTGGCCGTGATTGCCAATGGCTTCGATATCGCTGGCAGCAAAGCACGCCTGCGCTAACAAGGCATGAATGGCATCGGCGCAGGCATCGGAATGCGCATTGGCGGCCAGCTGAGCCAGGTGCAGCTCGTTGGGTTGAGGGGATTGCAGATTAAGCAACTGGCTGCGCAGATCATCGCTTAATGGCGTGCCTTGGGCTGCAATCAAACGGGGCGGCTTGCTGGAAAAATCGACCAGAGCGACATCAATGCCATCGAGACTGGTGCCTGTCATTAAACCTATAAATAGCCGTTGCCCGTTCAATTTATGATCTCTGTTATGTGTTCTTTAACGTAAATTGCAAACTTATTCAGCCCGGGCCTGCTCAATTCTCTGCAAGAAAGCCAGCTGGTTCCTCGTTTGAGTGGCGATGGGCTGAAAGTGCGCTAAGTAGCGGCTTTCAATGGGTTTTGCGGTGGGCAATTTCAGCGCGACCGGGTCAACCTGCTGGCCGTTTATTTTAAATTCGTAATGCAGGTGCGGGCCTGTCACGCGGCCTGTGGCCCCTACAAGGCCAATTACTTCGCCTTGCTTGATCTTGGAGCCTTGCCTTAAGCCCGGAGTAAATGCCGACATATGTGCATACAGCGTGCTGTATTTGCCATCATGGTTAATTTCAATATGCTTACCGTAGCCACTATTGTCCTCGGTGATTTTGCTGATTACCCCATCAGCAGTGGACATAATCTTGGTGCCGGTGGACGCTGCAAAATCGATCCCTTTATGTTGGCGCCATGATTTTAACACGGGATGAAAGCGTAGCTTAAAGCCTGAGCTGATTCGGGAGAATTCAACCGGATTTTTCAGGAAAGATTGCTTAAGACTATGACCATCCGGTGTGTAATACGCGCCTTCTGTGCTGCCGGGCGGGGTGTACCAGAGTGCCTGCAGGGTTTTGTTTTTATCGCTGAATTCAGCGGCTAGGATTTTCCCTGTTTTAATCTCAATGCCGTCGTGGGTAAAGCTTTCATAGACTACGCTGAAACGGTCGCCTTTTTGTAATCCACGGTGAAAATCAATTTGGCCAGAGAAAATATCGATTAACTGCTTGGTGACATCGTCAGGGATATTCAGCTGATCGGTGCTGGCGTAAAACGAGCTATTAATCGTGCCGGATTTAACGACCGTGTGCTGCTGGGTAGTGGCTTCATCAATACTGGCTTTAAAGCCGTCTTTCTGCCGGGTGATTTTGATTTCCTGGCTTTTATTGTTGAGATAATGCAGCTCAAGCAAGGCACCAGAGCGCTCTGTTTTAGCGCGCAGGGTGCGCCCGGTATGCAGTTCATATAGCGATTTGGCGATAGGGTCGGTTTTGATAAATTGGGCGGCGTCCTTGTCGTCCACATTCAGCCGGTTCAGCGCCGCAGACAAGGTGTCGCCGGCGCGAATGACGTCTTCGTGCCAGATGGGGCTGTCATTCTGGGCGAATGATAAAGGCGGTGTTGCAATCGGCTCGGTTTGGGTATTCAGCCTGATTTCTTCCTTTGGCCCAAACTCTGCCACACCATAGGCGGTAAGGGTAATGCAGGAAGGAATCAATACAATCAGCCAACTGCGGGAAATAAAGCGGGGCGTAATGCTGGCAGAGCGGGTACTTATTCTTTTAACAAAATCCTGAATCATTCGAGGCATAGGATGACCGATAAAATGCGCTGGCTAGCTGGCTAGCTGGGTAGCAGAGCGTTCGTTATAAGAAGAAAGGGCGGTTTGATCCGGTATCATGCATTTGTCAGGCTGCTTGGCATCGCATCAACAGCTTAATGGCGGCAGGCTGCAAGGGTGAATGGCTGGAGTAACGCAGGCAGACAGGTTTTATCTGATTTTCGTTACAGAACAGTCTTAAATCCGACCGGTCGCCAGCATAACAGAATGCTAATTTTCGTCAAACTTCCTTTATTAACATCGGTTTAGCGTAATAATTACACTTAAAAACATGAACTGAATTTTGTTTCCAGAATGATATTAAAAAGATGTCTCATGGTGACGTAATCCCTTTCATTTGGCTGCCAGCATTTTCAAAGAGCATGTTCTTTAACCCATGTTGTGGCTTGCTTCGTGAGAAATAATGACGTTAGCAATGAAAAGTATCATGCACTCAGGTTTGAGCGTGCTTCATCTGGCTAAGCAGGCAATGCAGCATTTCAGTTGATAGCCCATGCAATACCAGCCGGTGGCCTGCGTGTAAGGTAGAGAGCGGAACCAGCGGGTGTTTATTATTTAACAGTAATAAATGCTGCGGCGTATTAAGCAGGGTGGCGACGTAGACACCCATGGTTTCATCCATTTGCAGCGAGTTGGCCGCGCGCCAGAAGTCGTTATCTGTAAGAAATAACTGGTAAACCGGTGTGAATATTTCGATCGCTGTTTGTACATCAATCCAGTTTGAGCGTCCCTGTGGCATGGATGTCAGTGCCAGTGGCGGCTCGCCGATCATGCTGAAATCGATATTTGCAACGGCCTCGAGCGTTTTGTCTTCATTGCGCAAGGCTTGGTTTAGCCGGATGATAAAGTTGAACAGGTTTAAATCGTGTTTCAGAAATAATTCATCGGTCAAATCATCGATCGTCAGTGGTCGCAGCGATGAAAGCGGCACGCTGACGGGGGCATTGCGCTCGATAAATTCAATAATCTGCGCGCCTAAATGAAAGTGCCGCAGGATCAGCCAGTTGGCCTCGGGGGACACAAAGCCCTTTAAGCCCCAGACCAGTATGCGGTGCAGCATTTTGGATGCAGACCAGTGCTTGGGCAGAATGACTTTTAAAATCTGAATCAAAATCATGCAAAGCCGGGCCAGTGGTCGCACAAAGGGCAGCAGATACTGGCGGGAAGGCGATGCCAGCTCGCTTAGCCATGCACGTTTAACATGATCGGGTAACGGTGTGCTTTGATCCAGATACATGGCAAGCCAGGGATTAGGGTCGCGTGGGTCGTGGGCGGCTTGCAAGAAATCGTCTTTAGGCATGGGGTGCTCAATATGTTGATGAGACTGCGATATTTAGTGCCTACGGCACGTTGATTTAGGTGCGGGATCCCCGCGAAGTATTTAATTTCTGAACGGCCAGAAATCATAGTACGCAAAGAGGCCGCCCCGACCAGCACGAAGGCCCCTTACTGCGGACAGCGGCGGCTGCGGAGCTCGCTTCGCTCAGACAGTCCTCGCCGAAACCCCTCCCGCTTGTTCCTTATTTCGGCGTGCTTCAAGGGCAGATTTAAGACCCATGCTACTAGCCGTGATTAAAGTTCAGATTATCTGGGCTTTAAAAATTCTTAAAAACCCAATAGAAAAGACCTAAATTCAAAGACAGCTTTTTTCCGTGAAACTCCGTGTTTCAAGATTTTGTTTTTACTAAATATGCTCAAACTGCATTAAATAAAGCTGCGCGCAGCGTTTGGCGGTGTTGAGTATGGCGTGAGCTGCTTTTGGATCGATGGCGAGGGTGATTTCTACTGCGGCCAGCCAGCGAGCCAAGTGGTGTTCGTCATTGGTGCCATGGTATTCCAAAAATTTAAATGCTTGTGGTGGCAGGTCCACTTGCTGGCGTAGCATGGGCAGGAGCGCAGGCACGATGCGCTGGCCGGTGCCTTCGATGATATAAATTGCGCCCAATAGGCCGATTGGGTTGGGGGTTGCGGCGAGAGCATGCAGATAGCTGTTGAGCGCTTCGCCACCGGGGTTACGTTTAAGTGCGGTCAGCGGCAGCTCGCCACCGGCGGCTTGGTAGTCTTGGTAGAGAATTTCAAAGTCATGTTGTTCGTCATTGGCGTGCAGCTCAATCAGGCTGGCGAGTGGGGCAAAATCACCATTCAGGGAGGCTGCCGCTTCTCTCATCCACAAGCTGCCTTCACGTACTTGCGGCACCCATGCGGCGGTCCAGTCGCGGTAGCTTGCCACATCAAAACGCTGGCTCACCAGTTGTGAAATCACAGGGCTGCGCCAGACTTGCGAGCGATAATCTTGCCACAGGCTGGCGAGCTGAGTGAGCAGCGGTTGCAGCGCAAGCGGGGCATTCTCGGCTTGATGTGGCGCAGGGATGTTGGGCTCGAAGGAGTTTGTGGTGATCGCTGGAGCAATCGCTGGGCTGCTGGTTTCACCCTTTACCACTTCAAATAGCATATACGCCGCGCTGATTCGTCCTGATTCCGGAATAAAGCAGAAAATCTTTTCACCGGCTTTAAGTGGTTTGGTTTGTAAGAAATCGGCCAGCATAATAAAAATGGATGCCGCACCGGTATTGCCGCGCGTTGCCAGATTGCTATACCAGCGCTCGGGCGGGATGCTCAGGCCTGCTTTTGCGAGTAAATCCTCCACTACCGGCATGAATTTGGCCGATGAGTAATGGCAAAGAAAATGGTCAATGTCGGTCGATTTAATCCAGCCTTCATTAACCAGTTTGACGTATTCATGGATACACACATCAAACAGCTGCGGCAGCATGCGGATATCCTGGCGCAGCGACATCGCCCCTGCGGCTTCAGCTTCATCGGAAGAAGCAAAGTCCAGAAAAGACTGGCTGCGATCCTCCGTCAGCCCCAGCTGCATACACACGGGATAATCACCAGAAAAGCTCTTTTGATGGATCCATTTCAGCTTGATATTCAGCCCTGCCTTGGCCTGGCGGCTGAGTAGCAGCGCGCCTGCACCATCGGATAGCATCCAGCGCAAGAAATGTGCGTCAAAATCGCTTTGATAGCCGCGCGGGGCAAAGCGGCTTTTTTTGAACATGCGTGATGGCATTTCGGCGGCCACCGCTAGCGCTTGCTGATGAGCACCAAGCTCGATGGCTTGCGCAGCAAATTCAATGGCGCTGACGCCTGCTGCACATACGCCCTGGCAGGATACGGTTTGCATCGGCGGCGCGGCCAACTCACCCTGAATCATATTGGCAAAGCCCGGCATCAGTGCGTCCCCCCCTGATGAGCCTACGGCCAGTAAGCTCACTTTATCGAGTGATACTTGTGCTCTGTCTAAACACTGATGCACTGCGGTAGCGGCCATCTGGGCGTGGTTTTCTACGGTCTGGC from the Iodobacter fluviatilis genome contains:
- a CDS encoding DUF6999 family protein, which translates into the protein MPKDDFLQAAHDPRDPNPWLAMYLDQSTPLPDHVKRAWLSELASPSRQYLLPFVRPLARLCMILIQILKVILPKHWSASKMLHRILVWGLKGFVSPEANWLILRHFHLGAQIIEFIERNAPVSVPLSSLRPLTIDDLTDELFLKHDLNLFNFIIRLNQALRNEDKTLEAVANIDFSMIGEPPLALTSMPQGRSNWIDVQTAIEIFTPVYQLFLTDNDFWRAANSLQMDETMGVYVATLLNTPQHLLLLNNKHPLVPLSTLHAGHRLVLHGLSTEMLHCLLSQMKHAQT
- a CDS encoding M23 family metallopeptidase, which translates into the protein MPRMIQDFVKRISTRSASITPRFISRSWLIVLIPSCITLTAYGVAEFGPKEEIRLNTQTEPIATPPLSFAQNDSPIWHEDVIRAGDTLSAALNRLNVDDKDAAQFIKTDPIAKSLYELHTGRTLRAKTERSGALLELHYLNNKSQEIKITRQKDGFKASIDEATTQQHTVVKSGTINSSFYASTDQLNIPDDVTKQLIDIFSGQIDFHRGLQKGDRFSVVYESFTHDGIEIKTGKILAAEFSDKNKTLQALWYTPPGSTEGAYYTPDGHSLKQSFLKNPVEFSRISSGFKLRFHPVLKSWRQHKGIDFAASTGTKIMSTADGVISKITEDNSGYGKHIEINHDGKYSTLYAHMSAFTPGLRQGSKIKQGEVIGLVGATGRVTGPHLHYEFKINGQQVDPVALKLPTAKPIESRYLAHFQPIATQTRNQLAFLQRIEQARAE
- the recO gene encoding DNA repair protein RecO produces the protein MARPTKLRIDHQAAFVLHQYPYKETSRLLDVFSRDHGRIMMVARGAQRPGSQLRSILLGFQPVLLSWFGVGELKTLHSADWQGGVPQLSGLPLLCGFYLNELLLRLLPRDETHPLLFASYFEAIRALSVLPASGAGVEPVLREFERILLDEMGYGADWMHCIDQPLEAGRRYSFDPTEGIVPARMNYPQYDGSALLAFAAGDYIRAAAQGKLLMRQAFSAILGDAPLHTRQLLIDLQKL
- a CDS encoding StlD/DarB family beta-ketosynthase yields the protein MPIQFEHVYLAAAGLHLPGPAVNNEEMDAYIAPINRISMRIKSRILAENGIQTRHYGIDAEGQTVENHAQMAATAVHQCLDRAQVSLDKVSLLAVGSSGGDALMPGFANMIQGELAAPPMQTVSCQGVCAAGVSAIEFAAQAIELGAHQQALAVAAEMPSRMFKKSRFAPRGYQSDFDAHFLRWMLSDGAGALLLSRQAKAGLNIKLKWIHQKSFSGDYPVCMQLGLTEDRSQSFLDFASSDEAEAAGAMSLRQDIRMLPQLFDVCIHEYVKLVNEGWIKSTDIDHFLCHYSSAKFMPVVEDLLAKAGLSIPPERWYSNLATRGNTGAASIFIMLADFLQTKPLKAGEKIFCFIPESGRISAAYMLFEVVKGETSSPAIAPAITTNSFEPNIPAPHQAENAPLALQPLLTQLASLWQDYRSQVWRSPVISQLVSQRFDVASYRDWTAAWVPQVREGSLWMREAAASLNGDFAPLASLIELHANDEQHDFEILYQDYQAAGGELPLTALKRNPGGEALNSYLHALAATPNPIGLLGAIYIIEGTGQRIVPALLPMLRQQVDLPPQAFKFLEYHGTNDEHHLARWLAAVEITLAIDPKAAHAILNTAKRCAQLYLMQFEHI
- a CDS encoding MFS transporter translates to MHQTNQFDLLKSRRFLPLFITQSLGAFNDNLFKNALLVMITFHGLSAAGLSANALVNAAAGIFILPFFLFSSFAGQLAEKYDKARVAQWVKLLEIAIMLAAGIGFWQKDAAILMGCLFMMGVHSALFGPLKYSILPQYLKDQELLGGNGLIEMGTFVAILLGQIAGTMIIQHQPHGESLIIWACLGVAILGWISSRSMPAAPAPVKDLKINWNVFAETWQIIKHVKANKTVFNSLLGISWFWFFGAVYLTQLPSLSKNILGGDAAVYTLLVALFSIGVGLGSVLCEQLSGRKIELGLVPFGSLGLSFFGIDLFFAIGQPSTTHYSLSEFVSLASHWRIMADIALMGVFGGLFIVPLYALVQMRTEKEFTSRAIAANNILNSLFMVVAAGISIALLSCNVSIRGLLLIVALMNIGVSIYIYTLIPEFMMRFLVWVMTHTLYRVRHQGLDNIPEKGPCVLVCNHVSFMDAMIIAGAIRRPVRFVMDHRIFKIPVLNFIFRTAGTIPIAPMREDPNMKEQAFNKVAEYLNDGEIICIFPEGKITHTGEINTFKPGIDEIIKRTPVPVVPIALQGLWGSFFSRKDGAAMMKMPRSIWAKIGFMVGEPVPAELASRQYLEQQVRTLRADWK
- a CDS encoding STAS/SEC14 domain-containing protein translates to MISISHENDYIQTVVFGEFTLQDYREFEQAVLYQSEFHGPVALLFDLHEMLSYTLDMALEEIKFVREHGQIFQRVAVVSSDQWVTWSAWISRLFTDAEIGMFTESDDAKTWLMEETDLNGATPA
- a CDS encoding anhydro-N-acetylmuramic acid kinase, with translation MNGQRLFIGLMTGTSLDGIDVALVDFSSKPPRLIAAQGTPLSDDLRSQLLNLQSPQPNELHLAQLAANAHSDACADAIHALLAQACFAASDIEAIGNHGQTIRHRPECGYTLQIGNHARLAEKTGISVVGDFRSRDVAAGGQGAPLVPAFHQALFASPQQKRALVNIGGIANISLLIPHQPACGFDTGPGNVLMDLWIHQHQGLRYDKDGAWAASGQVLPDLLEQFLQDPYFALKAPKSTGRDLFHRDWLKMNLSQRSDAPCDVQATLCALSARSIADTLRADEISTLYVCGGGAHNPTLMRMLALELPQTQIATTAALGVAPDWMETYAFAWLAKCCLDRQPANLPGVTGARGLRILGAIWPA